The DNA sequence AGAGATATAGTCAGTTTCGCGATAAAGGTACGTTGGGCATCTACCTTCTGCATCGTCATGTCTTGGTAGAGATTTGACGTGACCTGATCTCACGCTTCAGAAACTAACAAACATGGCAATAGGCACAGCCATAGCGCCCTTCCTCCCTGTTCCCCCTGCGCCGGCGAGTATCGTCTGGTTACCCGTCTACATTTCCCTCTTTTGCGTGCGATTGCCTTTTGTGATTGCGCTAGGGCTACTGTATTTTCTAGTACTGGAATGGGTGCCAATTGGGAGGAGGCTGAAGTATGCGGTATTGTGGTTGATGGCGGGGATTCCGGGGGTGTGGTGGGTGGATTTGCAGGTTGATGGAGTAAAGAGGGGGTAAGTTTAGGTGTCACTGGCCACAGAGTCGCAACGCTGACATTGTCATTGCTAGACAATTGAACCCAGCGAGTAACTACTACCCCAAAGCCGGGTCCGTCATCGCATCCTCGTTCACATCGCCTCTCGACCCTCTCTATCTCGCGGGAATCTTCCAACCAATCTTCACTCGGTCTTACCCCCACCACCGATACGTCGAACGCATAACTCTCTTTCGCGCCATCCTACTCGCCTTCTCCCCGCCCGCTCTCACTCCACAAGACCCATCAAAGCTCGTTTCGCTCAAGCAGCTCACGCACGAAAACCCTAACAGGGTCATTTGTGTGTTCCCTGaaacgacgacgacgaacGGAAGGGGTATCTTGCCCTTGTGCCCCAGTCTACTGAGTGCAGATGGCAAGACAAAGATTTACCCTGTCAATCTGCGCTACACACCCCAGGACGTTACAACACCGGTACCAGGTGGCTACCTGAGCTGGTTCTGGGGCTTGCTGAGCAAACCAACACATCAAATGCGCGTCCGTATCGCCTCACGTGTGTACAACAACAGCAACCAGGATACACCTGAGCGCCAGAAACTCGCGGAGAAGGCGTCAGGGTATGAGGCAAACATCTTTGACCAACCAGAGTTTCGAAACGGGGCCAGTGGCAAACATGGCGAGGGCGGTGATGGCATGCATATTGATGTTGGCAGCGCAGTGCAACAGGAAGTTAGCGAACAAGAGCAAAAGGTGTTGGAGAGGGTTGCCGAGGACTTGGCAAGGTTAGGTAGGGTGAAGAGAGTGGGTCTTGGTGTGGAGGATAAGGTTGCATTTTTGAAGATTTGGGGAAGCAGGAAAAGATAGAGGGAGATGGGGTTGAAAGAGGGAGATACGACAGGTTATTCAAGAGAAAGAGATAGTCAAGGGCCAGAGATGGGTGTAAGATTAGGCTAATCATTGTGTGAGTGATATGGCAGGATTGCACTTGAGCGTGGTATAATAGCATATTCTTGGAACATTTGGTGCTGAATGGGGGGTTAACATATGTATGTTCTCTCTATTTCTTGGGCACAAAAACTTCCATAGTTATGCAGAACAATTATTATATTACATGGATACAGACAAAGACTGGCTTCTCTTTTTGATCTCTCCCGAGTTTTTTATGTTAAATAGCATGCTCAAAAATCTTTATGTAGGTCTAGACTAAACAGAAACTAGAAGACTTGTGTTACGATCTTGAACCTTGATTTAGAACGGCCTCGGCATCTATTGCGTATGTGGTGTAGTGGTAAGTGGGCCAGATAGTACTGTGCTTACCAATTTACAGCCTGCCAAATGTTAAGTAATAGGTTTTCTAGTTCATGGTACATGGGAACATCTGGAGCCACGATTTACGAGAATCTGGAACTATAGTGCTGAATGTATTTGCACTGCGGACGTGTTTGTTTTGTTTTGGCGTGGTAGAGATAGTATTCTTCACACTGAAGATAAGCATGGGAGATGACCAGGCAACTAGATGCGGGGTTGCAAGGCGTGTCATATGCAGCTTCAATTAACCGCTGAGTGAAAGCAGTATGTTTTGGAAAGAGAGGCGGATGGTTCGGGGTGCACTAGGTCCACTAGCCAAATTTAGCATGTGGGTACAGGGATGGTGGATAGCGCCTTCTACTGTTTACTGTCCGAGCTCAGACCCCAAACAATCGATATCCGACGACGGAACAGCACTTCAGCGAACACGTCGCGCAATTTGCTTTTTGACCGCCACGGAGCATGCTTTGTTTATGCCATCCCATCGTTAGACACCAGTAAAAACCCTTTGACAATGGAGCCTGCGAACGAGAACGCGGTATGTACCCCCTAGTCATGGACAAGGCGCAAGTCTAACACGGTCACCGTTTTAGACCATCGCGAAGCGCTCAGGCATTAAACCACCTTCAACCTTCTCCGGCATCACGTCGCCATCTCGCGCCCTCAGCGAATTGCCCGAAGCTGCCGCCAATTCGCGCAGTGCAATGCCGCTCCCTACCAAGCATAAGCCCTCCGGCTGTACATTGCCCCTCCCCTTGTCCATGAAGCGGAATGGCTCACTGACACTCCCAGTACCCGAGCCTGCGTTTAAGCAACGGAAGACGCTTGCTGAGCAAGGCGGCGAGCCTATTTCTCGAGGACGATTACCTGCGCCAAAGGTCTCCAGTAGTATCAAGACAACGGCGCCGCGCGCACTAGCAGCGTCCGCATCGCGTACGCTCTCCAGACCGACAGCGAGACACCCTGCTGCCTCGACTCTTCATAGTAGTGTCGGTGTAGCCCCCAAACCCAGTGGAAGTGTAAGACCGAAGTCGGCCTATGGCCATGGTGGTAGTCATGGTAGGAGCAAATCCTACCACCAGGCGCCGCGGCCTGCGACAGCCATGTTAAACAGagacgatgatgatgacgacaGTGAACAATCTGAGCGCAAAGGTGTGCACCCATTTCTTATCTCTACCAACCCCCCAACACGCCTGAGGGTGCCCAAAGGAGTCTCTTTAGACACCCAAAAGCGCACGGCTTCCCTAAGTATATCCGGACGAAGATTCGCTCGCATACCAGAGTCGCGAGCTGTCTCGTCTCCTTCCGCTTTCCGCCCCGTCACTCCGGTCATTGAAGAGCCTTCCGATACCGAATGTGACGAAATCTGCACGAGAGTAGGGGCGCTCACCGTGGGAGCGTCCAAGGCAGACATACGTGGCAGTCGATGCGTCGGAAATGGCATGACTTCTGACTACGGGACGAATCCTTTCCTCAAACCGAAGTTGCCTACATCTATTCCACAACCCAGCCCAACACCGATTCGGTCGCAACAGGTAGATCCGTCGCTATATCGGCCCCCATCTACCACACCGAGGAAACAACCACTAGCACCCTTTCTGAGCCGTTTCACTAACGACCGGTGTCCAGATTTCTACAATGAACGAATGGAGGCCATGGAACGCGACTTCCGCATGTTCAAGGAGAAGATGGAGACGGATGTGCGACAAGCCACCGACTACAAAGAGTCAATTTCACAATTGCAGAGTCGCGGTATGTATTCTCCATCTAACCATGAGCTTTGCTGACTGAATACTGCATAGTTACGGAGCTCGAGACCATCCGCACGCGACTAGAGATTGTAAACAAGGGCCTAGAGTCGGAACTCAACGATACCCGGAGCTGTCTAAAGTCAGTGAAGATGGAGCTGGACATGATGCAGCAGAAGCACACATTTGAGGTCGACGACGTTAGGCGGAGACACCGTAACGAAATTGAAGACCTCGAATCGCGACATCGAAAAGACACAGACCGAATGGAGAGggaaagagaagaagtagAGAGGAAGATACGCATCGAACTCGAGGGACGAATCGACAGATTACTGAAAGAACACGGCGAGGAGCTCGCAGTGCTACGGAAGAAGCTCGATGCCGACACCGAAGCGGAACGGAGCAGACGCACACAAGAGGCACAGAAGATTGAGGGGGAATATGCGTCAAAGCTCAGAGCAGCCGCTCTGGATGCGGATGCGAAGCAGCGCGAGGCACAACTGGTCCAGGGCGAGCTCACAAATGTCAAGTCCGAGCTGGATCGGGAGAGGATTCTTAAGAGCGGTCTTCAAGGCCAATTGACTGAAATGACAACACAGAACCTGACCCTGGACGCAGCGAACAAGGCAATGAAGGAAAAGATCGACTTTCTCGAGTCGGACAGCCAGGCGCAATCGTCAGCCTTCAACGACCTCCACAAGCGTATGCAAGACGCCATTGAGGCAGCAGAAAGGGCGCAGGATAAGCTGCGCCAGGAGGAGACGCTACGAAGGAAGCTCTTCAATCAGGTGCAGGAACTCAAAGGCAACATCAGAGTCATGTGTCGTGTGCGGCCAGCTCACGAGACAGAGAGTAACCCTGCGCAAATATCTTTCCCCGACACCGATACCGACAGCAAGGAGGTCGCTGTGCTCGGTCCAAACAAGATCAGCGCAACTGGAAAGGATATCACGGCCGCATACTCGTACTCTTTCGATCGCGTGTTCGGGCCTGTGGCGCAAAACGGCGAAGTGTTCGAAGAAATCAGTCAGCTTGTGCAGAGCGCCCTCGACGGGTACAATGTATGCATCTTCTGCTATGGTCAGACGGGTGCCGGGAAAACACATACCATGTCGTCCAGTGACGGTATGATTCCCCGCGCCACAAAACAAATCTGGGATGAAGCACAAAGACTACAAGAAAAGGGGTGGCGTTACAACATGGAAGGATCTTTCATTGAGGTCTACAATGAGACTTACAATGATCTGCTCGGCCGCTCAGAAGACCTGGATAAGAAAAAGGTTGAAGTGCGGCACGATCCAGTAAAGAAGCAAACCAGCCTCGAAAATGCTGTCAGCGTCATGCTCGACGGGCCTGGCCGAGTGGAAGAGATCCTAGAGACAGCCAGCAAGAACAGAACGGTGGCTGCAACCAAGGCCAACATGCGATCCAGTCGAAGTCACTCAGTGTTCATCCTAAAGCTGATTGGCACCAACGAGATTACGGGCGAAAGAAGCGAGGGCACACTCAATCTCGTCGATCTCGCAGGATCCGAACGACTAGAGCACTCCAAGGCTGAAGGCACACGCCTCAAGGAAACACAGAACATCAACAAGAGTCTGAGTTGCTTGGGTGATGTCATCAACGCCCTTGGGTCAGCGAAGGAGGGCGGACACATCCCGTACAGAAACTCAAAGGTATGTTATACGCAATTGTCCTCGAAAGAATACACACTAACATCGAAATAGCTCACATATCTCCTCCAATACTCGCTCGGCGGCAACTCAAAGACACTCATGTTCGTCATGGTCAGCCCATTACAAGCACATTTGCAAGAGACGATTACGAGTCTCAAATTCGCAACCAAGGTGCACAACACGCACATCGGCACAGCGAAGAAGCAAACCAAGACATCATAATCTTCTTATCAATACACGCGCTGGCGCTTGTCGTCATGTCAATACAGTGCACAGGATGTCGAACGTGTGTAGTATCGGCTATGTTATTCAACAAGAGGTCTTGTTTGCGAATAGATGTGCGCGGTAGGTTTTTTTTTCTGTACTTAGCAGCGGTAGTGGAAGTGTTCGACGCCGACTTGCTCGTTTTTGGGCTGCAAAGGTGTTTGGCGCACTGCGATGGGATGGGTGGCGCGAGAACCCCCAAACGGCGGTTGGCTTTGCGCGTTGTACAGCTCTCGCGCGCGGCGTTTTAGAGGGATCTTGGATAGTTTGAATGATATGCTGGGGTCATGATGTATTCATAACTTGCGGTGTTGATATGCATGTGATGGCCGTGTTTGTGAGTGTTTGCAGGTTGGCGGTTGCTACTGATTGTTCGGCGTGCACGTGTGGGTTACCGGTAAGAGATGGTTGGCAAGGCGTTTGCTGGATCGTGGGTATAAAACGGCTCTTGTTTGACTCATATGCTTCTTCTTACACATCACATTAAAAGCCTTGATGTTAAAAATCCTCGCTATCAACAAGATGTCTgtttgttcttcttcttcttcttcttcttcttcttcttcttcttcttcttcttcttcctcttcctcttcttcctcttcttaCACATTATATCATAAGCCTCAAATTTTGAATATCAAAACATCCACAGCGATGTCTGTCTattcctcttcctcttcttctttctaAAAAGAGATTGGCAAAGCTTCAGTAATATGAAGCCGCCGAAGTGCCTTTTCTTTTTATTCATAAACATACCTCATGGCCGACATCTGCCGTTTTTTAAACTAAGAACAGTGCATTAAACGACTTGCACCCTTCCAGGCTCTGATCTAGAAAGACCCAGATAAAAGAACATATGCTCTGTACATGTCGAAATGTTCACGTCGCACGGGTTTGGCGTTGGCTGAGCGGCTGCCTAGTCGCTTCACCCGCGCGGGAGAGCAAAACGATGGGCGTATAAATACCACCTGTTCGTTATCTTCTTCCTTCTTTACTTTCTACACATTGCATTGAAAATTACGAGGACTTAAAAGTACTTCTACGAGTTGCATGACGTTGTCCGCTGGACCATAACTACCGACTTCACCGCGCATGGTGTGCTGTTCCTGCTGGAAAAGTCTAGTGCGAGAAAAAAAGTGTGTGTACTCAAAGTGGAGTATTTGAAATTGAAGTCAGGCAGTGATGATGTGTGCCTCTTCTTCGCTCTTAAAAAATCATTTGGTCACTTGGCTCATAGGTGCAGGGGTGGAGACGGATGTGTATGAAACTGTCTTCGCTGTCCGGGTCTCCGTGTCTTTGTTCCTCACTTTTCTTCTCTATTCTCTAAAAAAACTAAGTACGAAAATAATCATATTATActactcttcttcttcttctcttccgTATCTAAGAACAAAAGATTTATGCTTATGGAAGGTTAGAGACCTGTATAGGAGGTATTAAAACCTCTATTCTTTCCTGTTCTCTACTACTATTGTTTCCCCTTGATTTCTCCCCTTATAGAACACAGAGGATAGCCTTATATGTGTCGCGTTCTCTGCTTTTTGGAAAATCTTCACAAAACTCCCATTAACGAAGTAGGAGAGCGTGTGTATAAGAGCTTATTTTTCCTGCTCCCCTTTGCCCTTTCCATCTTTATTTTCTTTTTGAAATATCTAAAACTATTTCATCTAGCAGCTATGTGTCGGTTTCTACTTTGAAATCAAAGTGCGATCGAGATATAGGAGAAGTGCGGGAGCGCGTGCATAAATTCGTCTTTTCGTCCCTGTTCTTGAACTTCCTTATCACCACTTTTCTTCTGAACCTCCGAAGCCCTTACTCATATCTTTCATGTTTCGCTTCTCTATTTCTAAAACAATACTATCTAAGATTTCATGTGTACCTAGGTGTGTGTGTAATCTCGGTTATATTCAAAACATGTCTACATGAACATACCTTTATTCTTGAAAATACCAAGATCCCCGGGAAATATCACCTAATCTACTTTATTATTTTACGGCTAAAGCAAAACACCATAGAGCCCATGTTGAGAGTTCTGCTAGGCCGTACTATAAGAGTCTCTTTACTCCTCCTCTCTTCTTATTGTCACTAGTTACAGAGAGTAACTATTTAGATTTTCTAAAACATCCGCCATCAACACCTATGTCCGGCGTTCTCTGTTGTTTCTCCCAAAGCCTGAAAGCACAATTGCATGGTTTTAGCGATACGGAATTAAAAGTTGCAATGGATGAAATTATGGCGGAAACACAGGTTGCGAAACGGCTGTATGCGCAAAGTTTAAGAGCTACAGAAATGGTGCTTCATCGGAATGGTACTGGTGTTGTAATGAGATATGCATTGATACTGCTGCTTTTCCTCCTTCTTTCTAATGATTTACTATAAATTCCCACCAAAAAACCCTGAAACTACCATATCCATGTGGTCCTGTCTTCGCAACGTTCGAAAGACCATGAATTCAGACATGTTTCGAGAGCCTTGGGAAAGAAGTGGTCCTCAACATGCGTATTCTCCAGTTTGAACAGAAAACTATGTGGTAGAGAGAAAAATCTACCGTATGGTGCTATGATACCAACCCTTGTTTTAACAGAAAGCTCCATCGTTCAATAGTTCTCATCTCTCCTATTTCGGATCAATCTGAGTAAGACGACATGGTTGTGCATCTTAAGAAAGGGACATTACTGTTTTATGCCGTGGTATGTATGAAGCTTGGCGCTCGATAACGGTGATAATATCGACGCTGTCTGAAATGTGGAAATCGAAATGCAGGGCTGTGCAGCTGCGACGCGAAGTTGTGATGTCTTGCGCAAGTGAGGAGAGCGCGATCTAcatctcggagaattctTCGAGAACGTGGGTTAGTGGATCGGTCCCACCTGTCTCGATCCCTTCGATTGAAAAGAGTTTCCACGCACAAGCTGAAGGATCATTGCAGTTAGTGGTTCGGCCAGAATAGCCGTATCTCGTATTCTTTTCGGCAGTATTGTTCGAGAGGTGAGAGGCTGGTGAGGGCGCAAAAAGAACCCATCACCTCCATCTCCGGTTCTTCCGCAAGCCGGTACTCCAAAGGATTTTTACGACTCAGTTTCACAACGATGTGATGTGAGTTGAAGCAtttggtggtggtggaggatGGTGCTAATGCGGGGCCTAAGGTTTCACCAATATCGCTTCGAGTTAGCGCCGACGTTAGCACACGTTCGCGCCGATTACCCGTTGTCTCCCTTAGGTACCCCACATGCGCGAGTCAACCTAAAGGGGCGTTATTTACATCGCTATCAGCCATTCTGCACTGTTTCAGGTGGCTTTCTCCAAGGCGAATATGGCGAATCTATAGATTGGGGGTCCCTTCCACATGTGCCATTTAGCCTAGCCGCATGTGCTTCATGCACGTGGCTCACTTCACACAAAATGTGGTTCCGATTGGTACCGGCTCGTGTTCATCGTTAACTCAACAATCAATGTCCGACGCACCTGGTCAACCAAGACATGGTGACATGCCACTGCTTACCTTGCCAGGGAGGAATACGGGCTACGACCCGAACACTTTCTCGTCGGGCACGTACGATCAAACATTCGGTTTCAGAGAAGATTGTAATCCATACAGGGCACAGATCATCCCGTATTTCTTGACGGCCATCCTCCACATGTTCGCATGTTCCAACTCTCTCTTCAATCATGTTTCGATACTATCATGCCGTCGCGTCTATGCTAGCAGTTTCCCTCGCAAATGTCGTCTTCAATATACCAGACAGTACGCCAGGTGGCACTGATACCCTAACATCTGGCGTGGATATAGTTGAGATCCGGTGGCCCGAACATCTAGTCTTCTCTCCTCCTGCTACTACAACATACGGCGACCTTTATCTTATAACCAAAGAAGATGAGCGCATGGTTGCGCGGATAAAGGGTTCGTTGAACAAACAGAATATGGCAACTGCAATCACTGACTTGTTTCAGAGGCCGTGGTTTTTGTTGGACTAAATGAGTCGTTTACGTATACGCTTCCACCCAGCAATGAAAGTCAGGCTCTCATGTTTTGCATCATAGCGACGAGCAAACCAGGCACATCCATATATAATGCAACCGAGTCGCGGGCACTTAGTCGAAGCTTTATAGCCAACCCATCACCGTCCTCTTTGGATCC is a window from the Pyrenophora tritici-repentis strain M4 chromosome 7, whole genome shotgun sequence genome containing:
- a CDS encoding KIP1, Kinesin protein; this encodes MEPANENATIAKRSGIKPPSTFSGITSPSRALSELPEAAANSRSAMPLPTKHKPSGLPEPAFKQRKTLAEQGGEPISRGRLPAPKVSSSIKTTAPRALAASASRTLSRPTARHPAASTLHSSVGVAPKPSGSVRPKSAYGHGGSHGRSKSYHQAPRPATAMLNRDDDDDDSEQSERKGVHPFLISTNPPTRLRVPKGVSLDTQKRTASLSISGRRFARIPESRAVSSPSAFRPVTPVIEEPSDTECDEICTRVGALTVGASKADIRGSRCVGNGMTSDYGTNPFLKPKLPTSIPQPSPTPIRSQQVDPSLYRPPSTTPRKQPLAPFLSRFTNDRCPDFYNERMEAMERDFRMFKEKMETDVRQATDYKESISQLQSRVTELETIRTRLEIVNKGLESELNDTRSCLKSVKMELDMMQQKHTFEVDDVRRRHRNEIEDLESRHRKDTDRMEREREEVERKIRIELEGRIDRLLKEHGEELAVLRKKLDADTEAERSRRTQEAQKIEGEYASKLRAAALDADAKQREAQLVQGELTNVKSELDRERILKSGLQGQLTEMTTQNLTLDAANKAMKEKIDFLESDSQAQSSAFNDLHKRMQDAIEAAERAQDKLRQEETLRRKLFNQVQELKGNIRVMCRVRPAHETESNPAQISFPDTDTDSKEVAVLGPNKISATGKDITAAYSYSFDRVFGPVAQNGEVFEEISQLVQSALDGYNVCIFCYGQTGAGKTHTMSSSDGMIPRATKQIWDEAQRLQEKGWRYNMEGSFIEVYNETYNDLLGRSEDLDKKKVEVRHDPVKKQTSLENAVSVMLDGPGRVEEILETASKNRTVAATKANMRSSRSHSVFILKLIGTNEITGERSEGTLNLVDLAGSERLEHSKAEGTRLKETQNINKSLSCLGDVINALGSAKEGGHIPYRNSKLTYLLQYSLGGNSKTLMFVMVSPLQAHLQETITSLKFATKVHNTHIGTAKKQTKTS